From the genome of Anopheles moucheti chromosome 3, idAnoMoucSN_F20_07, whole genome shotgun sequence, one region includes:
- the LOC128304425 gene encoding very long-chain specific acyl-CoA dehydrogenase, mitochondrial-like, whose amino-acid sequence MLRLGTIVRAFDHRNVVNKLVQCSIAGGTSIHVRAASSLSDSQRPNRSFLMNLFGGKLQTIELFPYPEPLDKEQKDYARALVDPVHKFFKEVNDATRNDDTSNVNSQTIDALWDLGLLSVYVPPELGGLGLCNVQSVLMAEISGSYDLALSLLIGAHKSIGTKGILLYGSEQQKQKYLPMLSSGRVFGAFALTEPGTGSDAASVKTKAVLSPCGKFYTINGSKLWISGGGLADIFTTFAQVEVTDERTGEKRNQMTAFIVERSFGGVSTGPPEDKMGLKCSVTNELFLDDVRVPVGNVLGELGGGFKIAVNILNSGRYGLGAMLSGTMKACIEKAANHVSDRVQFKRKLIEFENVQEKLGTMATYHYVAQSLTYMVSGNMDKGSVDFHLEAAVSKVFCTEAAWYVCDEAIQLLGGNGFMKSGGLERFLRDIRVFRIFEGANDVLRMFIALTGIQKAGKDLQELQRALKNPLGNLGVVFAEGTKRAGRSVGIGGTDLSPFVASELRNAAKQCAESIDVFSNSVESLLRIHGKGIAERQFQLARVADCAIDIYAMATVLSRATRTLKAKLPSAEQELLMAQIWCKEASDRVHRNINRIQSAAFQENYRRMAIVAKHVSTQRGIAFTNPIEID is encoded by the exons ATGTTACGTCTCGGTACCATCGTTCGCGCTTTCGATCATCGGAATGTAGTAAATAAGTTGGTGCAATGTTCAATAGCAGGAGGTACTAGTATCCATGTGAGAGCTGCTTCATCTCTGTCGGATAGTCAACGTCCAAATCGATCGTTTCTGATGAATCTCTTTGGGGGGAAACTTCAAACGATCGAACTGTTTCCCTATCCGGAACCGCTTGACAAAGAGCAGAAGGATTACGCGAGAGCCCTAGTTGATCCGGTGCACAAGTTTTTTAAG GAAGTGAATGATGCCACTCGGAACGACGACACCAGCAACGTGAACAGCCAAACGATCGATGCTTTATGGGATCTCGGACTACTATCCGTGTACGTACCACCGGAACTCGGTGGCTTAGGCCTGTGCAATGTACAATCGGTACTGATGGCTGAAATAAGTGGAAGTTACGATCTTGCCCTGAGCTTACTGATCGGTGCACACAAGAGCATCGGAACGAAAGGAATACTTCTGTACGGCAGTGAACAACAGAAGCAAAAGTACCTACCGATGTTAAGCAGCGGGCGTGTTTTTGGTGCATTCGCCCTGACGGAACCCGGCACCGGATCCGATGCAGCTTCGGTGAAAACGAAAGCCGTCCTGAGCCCGTGCGGTAAATTCTACACCATAAACGGATCGAAGCTGTGGATATCGGGTGGTGGACTGGCGGATATTTTCACCACCTTCGCGCAGGTCGAAGTGACCGATGAGCGTACTGGTGAAAAACGTAACCAAATGACCGCCTTTATTGTGGAGCGCAGCTTCGGCGGCGTTAGTACGGGCCCTCCCGAAGACAAGATGGGGTTGAAGTGTTCCGTCACGAATGAGCTGTTTCTCGACGATGTTCGAGTGCCCGTAGGGAACGTGTTGGGCGAGTTGGGCGGTGGATTCAAGATTGCGGTAAACATACTTAACTCAGGACGGTACGGATTGGGTGCGATGCTCTCCGGCACGATGAAAGCTTGCATTGAAAAGGCAGCTAATCATGTAAGCGACAGGGTACAGTTCAAGCGCAAGCTGATTGAGTTTGAAAATGTGCAGGAAAAACTGGGCACAATGGCGACCTACCACTATGTGGCGCAAAGTCTTACCTACATGGTGTCTGGCAATATGGACAAAGGTTCGGTGGACTTTCATCTGGAGGCGGCTGTTAGTAAGGTGTTCTGTACCGAGGCGGCTTGGTATGTTTGTGACGAAGCGATCCAGCTGTTGGGTGGCAACGGATTCATGAAATCGGGTGGCTTGGAGCGGTTTCTGCGAGATATTCGTGTGTTTAGAATTTTCGAAGGTGCGAACGATGTGTTGCGGATGTTTATCGCTTTGACGGGCATTCAAAAGGCGGGAAAGGATCTTCAGGAACTTCAAAGAGCGTTAAAGAATCCGCTCGGTAATTTGGGAGTGGTCTTTGCGGAAGGAACAAAGCGCGCGGGACGTAGCGTTGGCATTGGTGGGACGGATTTAAGTCCCTTCGTTGCCAGTGAGCTCCGGAATGCAGCCAAACAGTGTGCTGAG AGCATTGACGTATTTAGCAACAGTGTCGAATCTCTTCTCCGAATCCATGGCAAGGGCATTGCTGAACGACAGTTCCAACTCGCACGGGTTGCCGACTGTGCAATCGATATCTACGCAATGGCTACCGTGCTGTCTCGGGCAACACGCACTTTGAAGGCAAAGCTTCCATCAGCGGAGCAGGAACTGCTGATGGCACAGATTTGGTGCAAGGAGGCAAGTGACCGTGTCCACCGGAACATAAATCGAATCCAGTCGGCAGCCTTTCAAGAGAACTATCGACGTATGGCGATCGTAGCTAAACACGTTTCCACCCAGCGAGGAATAGCATTCACAAATCCAATCGAAATAGATTAA
- the LOC128302063 gene encoding very long-chain specific acyl-CoA dehydrogenase, mitochondrial-like produces MLKACTSVAVTANIRRTLLFGAVRNVSTSSTLPAAAVQPNDQQKPNRSFVMNLFSGKLQTSELFPYPEVLNEEQREYVQAFIDPTVKFYQEVNDAARNDATASVEKAVVDALWEQGFLGPFIPTEYGGLGLSNSQSVRLSEISGSYDLGMCIYAGAHQTIGTKGILMYGTKEQKEKYLPQLSTGRVFGAFALTEPGTGSDAASVKTKAVLSPCGKYYILNGAKLWCSGGGIADIFTTFAQTEIVDPRTGEKKSKMSAFIVERQFDGVSTGPPEEKMGIKCSVTTEVLFDDAKVPVENLLGEPGNGFKIAVNILNSGRFGLGAMLSGTMKTCVEKATDHVTNRVQFKRKLIEFENVQEKLAMMATYHYVAQSVTYMVAGNMDRGSVDFHLEAAVSKVFCTEAAWYVCDEAIQLLGGNGFMKSSGLERFLRDMRIFRIFEGANDVLRMFIALTGIQKAGNDLRGLQKALKNPLGNLGVVFAEGTKRAGRSVGIGGTDLSPFVASELRNAAKQCAESMDAFSQTIESLLVKHGKAIVDRQFQLARVADSAIDIYTMAAVLSRASRSSRKGLSSAGHELLMAQIWCQEASARVQRNINRIHSGTYKEHYQKLAQVARNVSERRGLPHTNPLEID; encoded by the exons ATGTTGAAAGCTTGTACGAGCGTTGCAGTGACCGCTAATATCCGACGGACGTTACTGTTTGGAGCAGTGCGAAATGTGTCCACCAGCAGTACGTTGCCGGCTGCAGCAGTACAACCGAACGATCAGCAGAAACCCAATCGATCGTTTGTGATGAATCTGTTTAGCGGGAAACTGCAAACGTCCGAACTGTTCCCATACCCGGAAGTGTTGAACGAGGAGCAGCGCGAATACGTGCAGGCATTTATCGATCCCACGGTTAAGTTTTATCAG GAAGTAAACGATGCAGCTAGAAACGATGCCACGGCTTCGGTGGAGAAGGCGGTCGTCGATGCGCTGTGGGAGCAAGGATTTCTCGGGCCCTTTATCCCGACCGAGTACGGTGGGTTGGGGCTGTCCAACTCACAGTCCGTGCGTTTATCGGAAATTTCGGGAAGTTACGATCTGGGCATGTGCATCTACGCCGGCGCCCATCAGACGATCGGCACCAAGGGCATTCTAATGTACGGCACCAAGGAGCAGAAGGAGAAATATCTTCCCCAGCTAAGCACCGGGCGTGTGTTCGGTGCATTCGCGTTAACCGAACCCGGCACCGGGTCCGATGCAGCTTCGGTGAAAACGAAAGCCGTCCTGAGCCCGTGCGGCAAATATTACATCCTGAACGGTGCGAAACTCTGGTGCTCGGGCGGTGGCATCGCAGACATCTTCACCACTTTCGCCCAAACGGAGATCGTTGATCCGCGCACGGGTGAGAAGAAGAGCAAGATGAGCGCGTTCATTGTGGAGCGCCAGTTTGACGGTGTTAGCACGGGCCCGCCGGAGGAAAAGATGGGCATCAAGTGCTCGGTAACGACGGAAGTGCTGTTCGACGATGCGAAAGTGCCGGTAGAGAACTTGCTGGGCGAACCGGGCAATGGGTTTAAGATTGCGGTGAACATACTTAACTCCGGCCGGTTCGGTCTGGGTGCGATGCTCTCCGGCACGATGAAAACGTGCGTGGAAAAGGCGACCGACCATGTGACCAATCGCGTCCAGTTCAAGCGCAAGCTGATTGAGTTTGAAAACGTGCAGGAAAAGCTGGCGATGATGGCGACCTACCACTACGTGGCGCAGAGCGTAACGTACATGGTGGCGGGTAACATGGACAGAGGTTCGGTGGACTTCCATCTGGAGGCGGCTGTTAGTAAGGTGTTCTGTACCGAGGCGGCTTGGTATGTTTGTGACGAAGCGATCCAGCTGTTGGGTGGCAATGGATTCATGAAATCGAGTGGCCTGGAACGGTTCTTACGGGACATGCGTATATTCCGCATCTTCGAAGGTGCGAACGATGTGCTGCGGATGTTTATCGCTCTGACGGGCATTCAAAAGGCGGGAAATGATCTGCGCGGTTTGCAGAAAGCGCTAAAGAATCCGCTCGGTAATTTGGGAGTGGTCTTTGCGGAAGGAACAAAGCGCGCGGGACGTAGCGTTGGCATTGGTGGGACGGATTTAAGTCCCTTCGTTGCCAGTGAGCTCCGGAATGCAGCCAAACAGTGTGCTGAG TCCATGGACGCATTCAGCCAAACCATCGAATCTCTGCTCGTGAAGCACGGTAAAGCGATCGTCGATCGGCAATTCCAGCTCGCACGGGTTGCAGACAGTGCGATCGACATTTACACGATGGCAGCAGTACTATCCCGTGCGTCCCGATCCTCCCGCAAGGGACTATCATCCGCCGGGCACGAACTACTGATGGCACAGATCTGGTGCCAGGAAGCAAGTGCCCGCGTCCAGCGCAATATCAACCGCATTCATTCCGGCACGTACAAGGAACACTATCAAAAGTTGGCGCAGGTCGCACGGAACGTTTCGGAACGGCGCGGTCTACCGCACACTAATCCGCTCGAGATTGATTAA